TTTacctgtccaaaaaaaaaaaaaacaacaacaaaaatgtgcttGCACTTTACTGCTATAATATGGCAATAatctagttttaaaaaatgtaatagcaTTCCTGTGATTTTCTTTGGCCTCACTTAACATTAAGTGACATACTACCTGTGTGATTGCACTGTAACAGAGGTAGATACAGTGTAGCTGCTGTGTAGATACACATTATTACATTGTATTTACAATCATATAAACATAACTTTAAAAAACTGCGTGGATGTTAATATTTGCAAGTGTAACCTATTTATGTGCACAGAGTAGTTACAGTGTACCAATTCCGGAGTTTTAGACATAGCACAGTGTGCATGATCAGTGGCTTTACATCTACAAATCCCATTTTTACCTTtatcactgtttttgtttgcagaATCTATAGTATATTTATTATAACAAGCGCATGGTCTAATGGTAATAAGCTAGTAATAAGCTAATTTGTTTCCTAAAATGTGGATACAGTGTGGGGTTAGTGTTCGCAGACCTTGTGACTTATAAATTATTACAAATGACATGACTTTTAATAAGACTAATTGCTACTGGTCAAGACTATAAGACCTACTGGCCAATCACACTGGATAAAGGACTGCGACACCTGCTAGCATTTGCTAGCTTTGGTGGGCAAAAACCAAGGGAATTTAaggaaatgatttattttgcttgacCTTTTGCACATGTTCATGTTCTTcatgttgtttgtttgctgtgaagcaatgcaaaataataataaaaaaacgtgAAATTGTATTGAAGTATATTCTACTATTCCcaaaatcacacacattcagaaggCTTTGTCCCCGTCGGTGAGCAACCTAAagccacaaaaaagaaaaataagtctTCACTGCTTTTATCCTGTGCCTGGACTCGGGTGATTGGGTGCAAACCTgtccatgtatttatttttaggggGGGCAGCACAGGTGACGGGGGGGTAAGGAGTTAGTGCTATAAGCACTGGCGTCCTGGTATGGCCCCCTTGGCAAAAGGGGCGGGATGTCCTGTGGGAATTAATGGGACTAAACGGAATTAATTGCAGCGAGCCGGTTGTCAGGCCGCGGGATAAAGCACTGCCGGGACGTCCTGCTCACCGCGGACGCGGACAAAGGAAGCCAGCCATGTTCGGGAAACTGAAGAGCCTCTTCTCCTTCCCCGTCAGCCCGACGCCGGCTCCTGCCCCTACCCCTGTTCCTGCCCCTGAACCCTCTGCTCCCACCCCCGCTCCTGCCCCTGAACCCTCtgctcccacccccactcctgCCCCTGAACCCTCtgctcccacccccactcctaCCCCTGAAAGCTCTGCTCCCACCCCCGCTCCTTCCCCTGGACCAGCCCCTGTGCCACCTCCCGCTCAGGTAAGACCGCCagcctcccactcacacacctggGTGTACTTAGAATCCGTAAATCGGAGATGCTCAGTCTTGCCCTCCGGTCATTAGTTGTTTCTCAGCAGTTGGTTAATCAGTTTCAGCGGCTGCTTACAAGTCAAAAAAATCTttgatttgatgttttttttaaataaaagtcataACGTACATTGGCAATCTGCACGTGTAACATAAGTGAAAATATGTTACTGTTGTCTTACCTAACCGGAGTGGGCTTCTATAGCTGATTAGAACATTAAACCTTTGAAgagctttttggaatgtttttttttttaattctatgtcagtgttctagaactgcaattttcaattaccagtaaggattgttatattagcattagaatgttcagttaagtacATTCTGATCACGTATTTGTAATCTCATGCCTTTAAGGGGTTGAACCAGAATAATTGTATTGGACTGTTACACTTACTTAATTGGTCAATTCAAGCAGTTCTCTCACCTCACATGGTTTCTTCGGTCTGAACTGGTTGGTGATTTTTGAGTGAAAAGATTTTTTGAATATGGTGACACTAAAGGTAATGCATATTCAAATTTTGCACTTCATACAGGTCTCAAAGGTTCTACTATACAGTTTAATAACTGCctgaaatacactacatgggcaaaagtatgtggacacctgacatacaTCTCATCCAAAGTTATATCCAAAGAGCATTAATATGCAGTTTGTCCGccctttgttgctataacaaacttctgggaaggctttatactagatgttggagcattgttgCAGGgctttgcttccattcagccatgACTGAGGTCAGACagtgattgggcgattaggcctggcttgcagttggctttccaactgatcaaaaaggtgttggatggggttgaggtcagggctccgggcaggccagtcaagttcttccataccgttctcaaaaaaacatttctatatggacctagATGTGTGCCCGgggagcattgtcatgctgaaacatcaAAGGGCCTTCCACAAACTGTTGCAACAATATTGGAAGCACAAAATCATCCAGAATGTcactgcattaagatttgccttccctggaactaaggggcttagcccaaaccatgaaaaacagccccaccccaacttttggtcatatagtgtacttCTACTTTCAGAATCAGATAGCCATATTACTAATTTCCTACTACGGAACACCTCTGGTCACAGAACTTCAAATGCTGAATGTGATCCACTTTATTCACCCCGTTTAAAAGCGTTAACACCTCAGTGAATGCCCCCTGGATCCTCAGCATTAGCTCAGACAGTGGGTGTTATGCCTATAGACGTTTCCCATCATGGGTCGAGTGGAGCTCCActgtaatgttttctttctctgcaggaaggaaaacaaacggaaAGGGGTGGAGGAAAGGAAGAAGAGGCGAATGCCGCTGGTATGTCTCTACATACAACACGTCCCTTTCTCAGGCTCTCCGGCACAAAACATTCACGCAAGTTACCCAGCTTTAACATTACGCAATGCATTAAGCAttacagctttttaaattttatttttgcagttaagTTTACTATATTTTTGACACAATATCTCTCAAACTCCATTAACCATaaattttttggttttgctgcCATGAATTTGGCTTTCTGGGACGAAGCCGGTGTGTTTAACTCTTTATAGCTCGCATAGAGAAGAGGGCGTTATATGGGGCGTTATATGACTACTGCAGGAAAGCTGCTTAGAGGCAGGGCAGCGTCGGCGGTGATGCAGACCCACGCGTACTGTTGAAAGTGGGCCAGAGAATTTGTGGTAGTCTGATCTGTCTGAGGTCACAGGTCCATCTGGCCCTAAGTCGGTCACTACGGCAACTGCAGCCATGGCTCCCGACTCCTGGGAGCATAATCCAGCCTTAGCTTTTAGGTACACACAAGCCTCGCCGGGTGACTTTTCCCCTAACAGTCCAGCTGGCTCTACTGTATGGCTCCTCccaatacgcacacacacacatacacacacacacacaagctctttctctaacacactcacagacacacacacacaaactgtttcTCTAACAcactcacggacacacacacatacacacagacacacacacacacaagctctttctctaacacacgcacagacacacaaacacacacacactgacacacacacaaactgtttctctaacacactcacagacatgcacacacagtccttcaataacacacacacacaagctttctttaacacatatacacacactccttcactaacacacacacaaaagctctttctgtaacacacacacacatcactccctgtctgcccacacacactgccacagtaATAGTTGTTCAGAATCAGGAATAGCCGGTTTTAGCCTGTCTAATTGAGGCAGGCAACTACAAGCTTGTGAATTGCATGTGACAAGTATTTAACCAGGATAACTAATCAAAATTAATCTAATCTGCGTAAACATTCTttagggaaagggaaagggaaagggaaagacaTACAGCTGTTTATAATAGGGTCACAGATTCTGTTTATAATAGGGTCTCAGGTTCTGTTAATAATAGGGTCATAGGTTCTTTTTATAATAGGTTCTCAGGTTCTGTTTATAATAGGGTCACAGGTTCTGTTTATAAGAGGTTCTCAGGTCCTGTTTATTATAGGGTCACAGGTTatgtggccccccaggaccagcAGCCAGTGGGACAGCTcgacatgtgtttgtgtgtgtgtgtgtgagagagagagagagagagagagaggatgatgatggaggtgtgctgtgtgtgtgatggggagaggtgtgttgtgtggtgtgtgtgtgtgtgtgtgtgtgtgcgcacagcACTGGCTATGatactttgtgtttttctggtGTGTGTAGAGTCGGCACCAgaccctgccccacacacacttttacctTCACCAGAACCCCCAAAAGCCGAGGAGACACCACACGACCGTGCAAGCCAAGAGCCAGACACAAAGAGGTACAAGACTCTTAGCATTAatatggggggggtgggggggagtcaTTGTCGTTTTTAGATTAGATACATTGCATTAACGTTTTAAGTctcaaatatatttgtaaattaatacttgatttatattaataataatgataataaaaatataaaaaacattttataagtAGAATATGTGTGTAGTTGaatataaaaagtaaatacaGTCTAAactctactactactactgctgctaataataataataatcatcatcatctctaAAGCAGAGGCAGATTAGGAAAGGTGCCAGCATAGCAGGGTAACACAGCACAATCTGTAATCACTACAGTGTTATGTTCATTAATGCAGACAACTGCAAGAAAGAACACACCAGGCAAGCAGAAATTCCGTGCTGATACCCTGCACTCGTGTGATGTAAATATAGAACAATGAGCAACACGGCCAACAAGCCAAAGGTGTCATTTCCTCTTCAGCCAGGAAGTAGAAGAAGTAGCCCCTCCTCCCGTCGTGATAAACCACTATTCGGACAAAATGCTACGGTCCATCATCCTTCGCCTGAGGGAACGGACGGAGCTATACAAGGAGAAGGTCATCGACCCCTACGCATCCTCGCCTGAACACAGCCCCCCCGTCAGTGAGTCGCCATGGTTACCAACAAGCCTTTCATACGGCCGAGTAGGACAGCTCCCAGCTGCCAATCACTTACGTGCCCCGTTAGTGCTGGACCCAAAtttagcaacaacaaaaaaaaacaagagaacaaTACCAACTGCTTTTGACAAGTATTTTCTATGTATTTTGctaaaaagatgaaaaagtaAGGAAAAAGAGTGAAGTCTTAATTTCCTAATCCACTAGGATGCTCTTTTATTCGGGAATTTGGAAATCAGTACCTGAAACAAGGGAAATCCTAAAAGTCACTGTCAAAAATTTCAATGCACTGTCAATAAAGTTTGATTCAGGGAATGTTTTGATGTTGGGAATCAAATCCcaaactacattacattatgcaTGCAGACGTCTTATCCAGGCGCGTAACAGTCATAGGTTCATATTAGCCAAACACTAAATGCCATGGATCACCCCTAACTACTAACCACAATTCAGCTCAAATCCAAACAAATTGTCACCAACACTTACCACAAATAACCCTTAACCTCCAACAACATATCAACCATAACCCTGTACATAATTACACAGTTGTATCTGAGCTTTGGTGCTCAGTCTTGGCTTATTTGCTCACCTGGCTGTTTATTCCTCTATCAAACAAAGCTCCAGTTTTGAGAAAGCGTGACTACATAaagaaacaggaggaggagcgaatcggaaaagaagagaagaaaaaaaaggaagaggaagCCAAGAAGGTGACAGAgaaaaaagatgagaaaaaggacaagaagaaaaaagaggagaagCCGAAGAGCAAGGTTGAAAACTCCCTCTGTTCCAGAGTCAGCTGTGGCTTCATCGACATCCTGCTCAGGCCACTGGAGGAGAAAATAGACAACTACCTGGACAAGACTTTGGATCCTTTTACAGGTGATGtcccgcttctctctctctctacggcTTTCTTTattcccatttcattttttaattccagGCACATAATGGGCATAAATTAACAGTGTTACCAAAGCAAAggtgaaaaataacaataacagtgaTATTAAAGGGATTtgtttctccctcactctctccctttctctcgctctctctagaCCACCGGTACATTTTGTGGCTGAGTTTGGTCACCCTGGCTTTCAACTACAACGCCTGGCTTGTCCCGGCCCGCATGGCCTTTCCCTACCATACGGAGAAGAGCATCCCCTACTGGATTGCCTTCGACTTCCTGTGTGACCTCATCTACATCGTTGACATCATTGTCTTCCAGCCCCGCCTCCAATTTATCAAGGGAGGTGACATCATCGTGAGTCGTTCATTCAGGAATTTGTAGCATTACAGTGGGCGTATGAAGCATAAAAATTatgctttcttttaaaaatttaaaagcaaacgtacatacatacatagtgtagtgtgtgtgcgacctatgtgtgtttgtgtgtcttctCTTTCAGAAAGACGGGGAGTTAACAAAGAAGAATTACAGGGAGTCCCTGACATTTAAGGTGCATAAATAAACAGTGGTTGTATTAGCAGTAGAAATAGCACTAATTTGAACACCATTCTCTTCAGGTAATAGCAAATTACATGCAATTACATGGCACAAAGGTTCATGGGAAAACTAAATAAAGCAGTTACATTATAGACTGTATGcacttcccagaatgcaaaaGCAGGAGTAGAATTCTTGATAGTATTGTTAATAGTCATAGTGGTAGTATaagtagtaatagcagtagcagtaatatTATCATTTGTAATAGTAGGTGCAGTTGTATTATTACTTATAACAGTAATAGCAGAATTATTACTAGTAATGAATTATTACTACTAATGTAGGAGCAGCAGTTGTATTAgtattataaaatgcatttcaggtgAACATGTTGTGAAGTCTATTGTAATATTTGTGATGTTCATCTTGACAGCTGGATCTGATAAGCCTCATACCCTTTGATCTGCTGTACAGCCAGTTTGGGTTCCTGTCAATCTTCCGAGTCAATCGCTTGCTGAAGGTGAATAGGCTTGCAGTGAAGCTGGAGGTGGGCGTGCTTAATTCCTGATTGACAGTAAGACTTGAA
This is a stretch of genomic DNA from Anguilla rostrata isolate EN2019 chromosome 4, ASM1855537v3, whole genome shotgun sequence. It encodes these proteins:
- the cngb3.1 gene encoding cyclic nucleotide-gated cation channel beta-3, with protein sequence MFGKLKSLFSFPVSPTPAPAPTPVPAPEPSAPTPAPAPEPSAPTPTPAPEPSAPTPTPTPESSAPTPAPSPGPAPVPPPAQEGKQTERGGGKEEEANAAESAPDPAPHTLLPSPEPPKAEETPHDRASQEPDTKSQEVEEVAPPPVVINHYSDKMLRSIILRLRERTELYKEKVIDPYASSPEHSPPVTPVLRKRDYIKKQEEERIGKEEKKKKEEEAKKVTEKKDEKKDKKKKEEKPKSKVENSLCSRVSCGFIDILLRPLEEKIDNYLDKTLDPFTDHRYILWLSLVTLAFNYNAWLVPARMAFPYHTEKSIPYWIAFDFLCDLIYIVDIIVFQPRLQFIKGGDIIKDGELTKKNYRESLTFKLDLISLIPFDLLYSQFGFLSIFRVNRLLKHESFFEFSDRLESIMSKAYIWRVGRTIGYLLYSLHLNSCIYYVASAYQGIGSTPWVYSGNGTAYLRCYYFAVRTLITIGGLPEPHTVFEILFQLLNYFTGVFVFSSLIGQMRDVIGAATAGHTYFRSSMDGTVAYMNTYKIPKLVQKRVRTWYNYTWASQGMLDESELLGQMPLVMRTAIAVDINLTTFQKIDLFKGCDNQMLVDMLLRLKSILYLPGDFVCKKGDIGKEMYIIKAGEVQVIGGPDNKTVFVTLKAGCVFGEISLLQSSKDGGNRRTANVAAHGFANLFVLDKKELNDILVHYPDSQKVLARKGRKLIKAKGPASAAADGERKKGLSLFTDKPPTPKILRALGGLNKLKATMKRK